TCAGCTGAAATCCGCACGAACAATGGTCCTTCCCACACTGTTTTTACTTGTTCAATTGTTTCTTTAAGAAAACGGAAGCGGTTTTCCCGGTTTCCACCGTATTCATCTGTACGTTTATTTGAAAGAGGAGAAAGAAACTGGCTGATCAGGTACCCATGAGCTGCGTGAAGCTCGATAATATCAAATCCTGCTTTTTTGGCTCTTTCTGCAGCTGTCTTAAAACCATAAATCGTTTCTTTTATTTCTGCTTCAGTCATTTCTTTTGGAATCTTTGATTTTTCATCAAAACCTACAGCTGAAGGAGCAATGGTTTCATCGTCATAGATTGCTTTTCTGCCGGCATGACCAAGCTGAACAGCTGTTTTAGCACCGTGGACTTTGATGGCATCGGTTAGCCTTTTCAACCCTGGAATGTGATCGTCACTCCAGATGGCCAGATCCTGAGGGGAAATTTGCCCCTGGCGTGTGACGGGAGTGGCTTCCGTCATTATAAGACCAGCTTGGCCGATTGCACGGCTGGTGTAGTGGACTATGTGCCAGTCGTTAACCATTCCATCCTCCTGATCGCATGAATACATACACATAGGTGACATAACAATCCGGTTTTTTAACGTGACATTTTTTATTGTGAAAGGGGAAAACAATGCTGTTGTCATAATGACCTCCTGTTATTGTTTCGTGTTACTAAAGATACTTTATCATATCTTTCAGAACGAGGGGAATTGAGAAGGCTTGTTTTTATTTTTGGCGCGGTGAGAGTGAAATAGTAGACCCAAAAAAGAAGCCGGTCCATAAGAGAATTTCTTAAGGACCGGCTTCTTTTACGTATGGCGTCTCCTCGGAACTCACTTTTTCCTCAGGAGTATCGCGCATTGGCTAAGATCAACGCGCTTTTTTAAACAATATTGTCCTTTAAGACGGTATTACTGTAATGGCCGTCAGCTTCTTTTTTTCTGATCGTGGAGATAACCGTTCAGGTAAGCGAGAAGCTTGCTTCTTGTAATAATTCCTAAAAAGGCTCCTTTTTCATCTTCCACACAAATAAAGGGATTGTTTATGGAAAAGGACAGGGCTTTTTCAAACGGTGAATTCTTCTTCACACAGGCAAATGTCGTACTCATGACTTCAGTGACAGTAGTATTATGAAGGCGGTCCGGTTCAATCTTTTCAATACCGATTATGGAGTCGAGGATTTGTGCTTTACT
This DNA window, taken from Alteribacter keqinensis, encodes the following:
- the namA gene encoding NADPH dehydrogenase NamA, whose amino-acid sequence is MTTALFSPFTIKNVTLKNRIVMSPMCMYSCDQEDGMVNDWHIVHYTSRAIGQAGLIMTEATPVTRQGQISPQDLAIWSDDHIPGLKRLTDAIKVHGAKTAVQLGHAGRKAIYDDETIAPSAVGFDEKSKIPKEMTEAEIKETIYGFKTAAERAKKAGFDIIELHAAHGYLISQFLSPLSNKRTDEYGGNRENRFRFLKETIEQVKTVWEGPLFVRISADEYHQDGNSMDDITAFSKRMSELGVDLIDCSTGGIVRTPIEVYPGYQIRHAETIKKEANIATGAVGLITTGLQAEEILQNKRADLIFIGRAFLRDPYWPRTAANELGVELEPPRQYIRSW
- the cbpB gene encoding cyclic-di-AMP-binding protein CbpB, translating into MQNLQEYHILQQPIESFIISAEEVAHVQPDNSLEHALLVLVKSGYTAIPVLDTAFKLRGLISKAQILDSIIGIEKIEPDRLHNTTVTEVMSTTFACVKKNSPFEKALSFSINNPFICVEDEKGAFLGIITRSKLLAYLNGYLHDQKKRS